Genomic segment of Panicum virgatum strain AP13 chromosome 2K, P.virgatum_v5, whole genome shotgun sequence:
ATAGgattcttttcatttgtcataAATTCTGGACACATACTTCTGTGCACTCCAACTTGAAGCTTCTTCCCACTTACTGGAATTTCCCACCCTTTGGGTATCTCTGTTGATTTTCCTGGCCAAATTACACTGTTTAGATCAGAAATTGACTGGTTTTGATAATCTGCTTTGCCATGGTTTAACTGCTGTGAAATTTCATTTTCTGATGTCCAGAATCCAATTTTCCTCCACTCCTTACCAATAACATTTATTATTTGAAATGTAGAGACTCGCAGCTGCCTGTCTGAAAGGTTAAAGTAGCCACTTAAACCTCTAAATTTGTTTTGCAAGATGGTCTTTAAGAGTTCTGGTCCATTTGCAGAAGTTCCCAAGATATCCATGCTTGTTGAGATTCTGGGAACTGCTGGTTTTTGGAATGATGTTCTATTATTTATCCAAACCATTTCGACTGCTTGAGCTACCGCCCATATAGTGTCATAGCCCCAGAGTCCAAATATGCTTAGTTTCAATGGTGGATCATTTGGATTATCTTTTTGGAATTTTCTGTTCCATTTTACAGTGAACCTTTCAAGTTCTTCTGATTTAGGAACATAAAACTTGATGCCCAAGGCACCATCCATTGCTTCCACAACTGAAGAGTTCAGTGAGTCTATGATATTGGTTATTCCATCTGTCATGATCCATACAAATCCTTTGTTCATCATACCAACCTGTTTCGCCTTTGTGAATACTTTTGAGGCCAAAGCAGACGACATATGTACAAGGAAGACCCTAGTTTGCATTGTCATCAACTTATAGAGTTCCAGAGTGATCTGTTCACTCGATGCTGACAGAGGGATCACACTTCGATAGGGAACATGGGTATCAATTTCTTGGAGTGCATCAATGAGATATGGAATGATACCCTTACCATAGTCAGTATCTTCATAAATAGGCACAACTCGTCTCCACCCATAGGCTTTGATTAAGGAGGCAATGCCATTCACTTGTGCAGAGTCACTCAATGTTGCACGAACAAAATATGGAAAACTGCCAGTGGAAATGGACGGGCTTGTAGCTGTGAAGGATATGACAGGGACCCGAGTCTTGTTCCCGAGATCTGATACAAATGAAGCTTGCGAAGATTTTTGTGGGCCTATGATAACTTGCACGTTATGATTGTTCAGCAGGTCGAGAGCTGTAAGTTTCATAGGAAAACAACCTTAGTTGAAGACTTGTGCCTACAAGACAGCTTTTACTACAAGAAAATTCTCTGGATACCTTGAGGGTGAAAAAgtgaagaaaaatatttgcTGATCTATTATCTATATTTGAGCTTTTAGAGCATcttattatatgaaaatttgTGAGTAGCAGGACTGCGAGTAATAGATGCAGCTGTACCACGCATGTTCCAGATGAATGGAATTACCAAATACTTCTGTCATGTTTACCTTCGTATGAATTTTGATTACAACCTGTTGTCATACCTTATGTTATAGAGATGCCATGTTTTCATTGAAATAATATATTCCGCGAATGTTTGAGTCCCGGCCTTACTATATATCACTGGTATACTATGATCCATTGATCCTTTTGGAGGGATTCTCTTGTTTGAATTGTTTATAGTTTTTTCCAGggaaaagtccggtttacaTCCTCCAACAATAGCAAAagttcgattttcaaccttcaactacgaaaccggacaacataggccatccaactgtcaaaaccgggcaaatttggcccctgggtggttttgaaggtggttttccattttatgagaattaaaaatattcaattttacactaaaaaaattataagtgattcattttaagtcaaaaaattgtgaaatgggtatcaaaagttttctaaaaatgtaacatatctattgtcacatgacttgtgagctattcagatctaattttttttatgttcataatatttgtctacttgcagttatgcctattatttttaataactaagattcaaatggaacaacaatagataggttatatttttagaaaaatatcggtactagtttcatatttttctgatttaaagcgaattagttttgattttttaaatctaattagatttatttaatttttttagaaaatgcaaaaccacctcaagggccaaatttgcccggttttgacagttggatggcctatgttgcccgatttcgtagttgaaggttgaaaatcagacttttacgatagttcgagggtgaaaattagacttttcccttttttccatttttccatTAAAGGCGGACTCTTACTGGCATAATAGAATTTATGCAATACCTAAATGCAGAGGACTTTTATGATACACAATATACTACTGTTTGAAAATGACTCGTATGTAAACATCATCCGTATACACAGGCACACACATGCATGCTTCCAAGTGTGTATTACTTACCCAAATTGATTTCTAGCactttttttaggaaaaaaggaaaagttgATTTGAAAAAATAGATCATAACTTGATAAATTAAATGAGAGAAAAAGATATGCTCATTTTTTAATAGAAAATATGTGCGTTCAGCCTTTCCAATCTGAGTACATTTTCCAATTTGAAAATTACAACAAGAAATTGAATAAGACGTGAcatacatttttttaaaaaaattacagtTTAGGATTGCATCATGGATCAAAGAACCCACAGAAGGAAGACGAAACAAGAACGAACGCCAATTATCTGGCAATTAAAAAAAGTTAAAACTTGGAGGTCAATAGATTTTGAAGTTCTAAATCTAACACGAAACAAATGAGCATATGTTAATGATTGCTGTCAGTGATGGGTGCTTGCGGTGGCCGGCAGCGCGCTTGCGGTTGCGGCCATGCGATGGCCGATGGGCGATGGATGCTTGCGGTTGCGCTTGGATGCTGAAGAGATGAGGAGGTGGGGAGGAAGTAAATAATTGCTGTCAGCGAGAGATAGTGAGATGAGATGAAGAGATGGGAGGGCGAGAGTCAGATCTGAGCTTCAGTCCGAAAGATCCCTTTGCATGCTGCTTGCCTCTGTTAATT
This window contains:
- the LOC120695714 gene encoding glutamate receptor 2.2-like, translated to MKLTALDLLNNHNVQVIIGPQKSSQASFVSDLGNKTRVPVISFTATSPSISTGSFPYFVRATLSDSAQVNGIASLIKAYGWRRVVPIYEDTDYGKGIIPYLIDALQEIDTHVPYRSVIPLSASSEQITLELYKLMTMQTRVFLVHMSSALASKVFTKAKQVGMMNKGFVWIMTDGITNIIDSLNSSVVEAMDGALGIKFYVPKSEELERFTVKWNRKFQKDNPNDPPLKLSIFGLWGYDTIWAVAQAVEMVWINNRTSFQKPAVPRISTSMDILGTSANGPELLKTILQNKFRGLSGYFNLSDRQLRVSTFQIINVIGKEWRKIGFWTSENEISQQLNHGKADYQNQSISDLNSVIWPGKSTEIPKGWEIPVSGKKLQVGVHRSMCPEFMTNEKNPITGTTKASGFSVDIFEEAVKRLPYALPYEYVAFDDNNDTGRSGYNDFVYQVYLKVKRT